The following are encoded together in the Herpetosiphonaceae bacterium genome:
- a CDS encoding S4 domain-containing protein, translating to MLERLHKVLAKAGVAALRPAEDMIMAGRVTVNGRVVRELGARVDPEADVIAVDGQLVEMRKPSDPYRYLMVHKPVGVISTAQDTHDRPTVVGLVPSDRRLFPVGRLDADSEGLILLTDDGD from the coding sequence ATGCTTGAACGATTACACAAAGTATTAGCAAAAGCGGGCGTAGCCGCGTTGCGACCAGCCGAAGATATGATCATGGCCGGGCGAGTCACGGTCAACGGTCGTGTCGTGCGTGAGCTTGGCGCGCGGGTCGATCCTGAGGCCGATGTGATCGCCGTCGACGGCCAGCTTGTCGAGATGCGCAAGCCGAGCGATCCATATCGCTACCTGATGGTGCATAAGCCGGTTGGCGTGATCTCGACCGCGCAGGATACCCACGATCGTCCGACCGTCGTCGGGCTGGTGCCAAGCGACCGCCGCCTGTTTCCGGTTGGGCGGCTCGACGCGGATAGCGAGGGCCTGATCCTCCTGACCGACGACGGCGAT